In one Cottoperca gobio chromosome 12, fCotGob3.1, whole genome shotgun sequence genomic region, the following are encoded:
- the lman2la gene encoding lectin, mannose-binding 2-like a codes for MAAARMSYHYREFKSPFRRKIMPFKSYWTFAFLIFTSRRCFADDDHEMEEFLKREYSLSKPYQGVGSLGSSHWELMGDAMVTTDQVRLTPDRQSRQGAVWSRLPCHLTDWEMQVHFKIHGQGKKNLNGDGLAIWYTKERAQKGPVFGNIDNFTGLGVFVDTYPNEEKHLEAQKKRYTPRTQRIFPFVLAMVGNGSIGYDHERDGRPSELGGCNAMVRNLKQDTFLFIRYVRRRLTVMIDIDGQHEWRDCLDIPGVRLPQGYYFGATAITGDLSDNHDIISLKLYQLTVLRSQKEEEEEEEEEITIPSVDNIELLRMGQVEEGMSGIAIFFAVLISMLGCIFLIVIGLVVYGHWNENRRKRFY; via the exons ATGGCTGCCGCCAGGATGAGCTATCATTACAGGGAGTTTAAATCACCATTCAGACGGAAAATAATGCCTTTTAAATCATACTGGACTTTcgcttttcttatttttaccTCAAGACGGTGTTTTGCCGACGATGATCACGAAATGGAAGAGTTTTTGAAGCGGGAATACTCCCTTTCCAAGCCTTACCAAG GTGTGGGATCCTTAGGCTCCTCCCACTGGGAGCTGATGGGGGATGCCATGGTAACCACCGACCAGGTGCGCCTCACACCTGACAGGCAGAGCAGGCAGGGGGCAGTGTGGAGCCGCCTT ccttgCCATCTGACGGATTGGGAGATGCAGGTGCACTTTAAGATTCACGGGCAAGGAAAGAAGAACCTGAATGGTGATGGCCTGGCCATTTGGTACACTAAGGAACGTGCGCAGAAAG GTCCTGTATTTGGAAATATCGACAACTTCACTGGCTTGGGTGTGTTTGTGGACACGTATCCCAACGAGGAGAAGCACCTAGAG GCGCAGAAGAAAAGATATACTCCTCGCACACAG AGGATCTTCCCCTTCGTTCTGGCCATGGTTGGGAACGGCAGCATCGGCTACGACCACGAGCGGGATGGTCGGCCCTCAGAGCTGGGCGGCTGCAACGCCATGGTGCGCAACCTCAAACAAGACACCTTCCTCTTCATCCGATACGTCCGCCGCAGGCTCACG GTGATGATCGACATCGACGGACAACATGAGTGGAGGGACTGCCTGGACATACCCGGGGTGCGGCTTCCACAAGGCTATTATTTTGGAGCTACGGCCATTACTGGAGACCTCTCGG ATAACCATGATATCATTTCCCTGAAACTCTACCAACTGACGGTGTTGCGTAGtcaaaaggaagaggaagaggaggaagaagaggagataaCCATACCCAGTGTGGATAACATTGAGCTACTCAGaa TGGGTCAGGTTGAAGAAGGGATGAGTGGAATAGCTATTTTCTTCGCCGTGCTCATTTCCATGCTGGGCTGCATCTTCCTGATCGTCATCGGCCTGGTGGTCTACGGCCACTGGAACGAGAACCGACGTAAGCGCTTCTACTGA